In Erigeron canadensis isolate Cc75 chromosome 1, C_canadensis_v1, whole genome shotgun sequence, a single window of DNA contains:
- the LOC122585273 gene encoding heavy metal-associated isoprenylated plant protein 9, whose product MGEEQKVEEPKVEEVKPEEKKEENADQEKPPVVEEKKEEEPTPPPPPPPPPFVLFMDLHCVGCAKKIEKSLMRIPGVVGVEFDMVKNHVTIKGVVEPQAVCDKITKKTKRVAKVLSPLPAAEGEPIPQIVNSEVPGLVTVELNVNMHCEACALQLKRKILRMKGVRTVETEVSSSKVIVTGSMDGEKLVEYVYRRTKKQAKIVPQPEPEPAPEPEPEKPKEEEAKPEEKPAEEAKPEEKPAEEEKKEGDDGPKEEGKKEGGGHVERMEMIDMQRMMYYHQYPPLYVMERLPPPQMFSDENPNACSIS is encoded by the exons ATGGGTGAAGAACAGAAAGTG gAAGAACCAAAAGTCGAAGAAGTGAAAccagaagaaaagaaagaagaaaatgcTGATCAAGAGAAACCTCCTGTTGTTgaagagaaaaaagaagaagaaccaacaccgccgccaccaccaccaccacctccattTGTGTTGTTTATGGATTTGCATTGTGTTGGTTGTGCTAAAAAGATTGAAAAGTCCCTTATGAGAATTCCAG GGGTTGTAGGTGTGGAATTTGACATGGTGAAGAACCACGTAACCATAAAAGGAGTAGTGGAACCACAAGCAGTTTGTGATAAAATAACCAAGAAAACAAAGAGAGTTGCCAAAGTATTGTCACCTCTTCCTGCTGCTGAGGGAGAACCCATCCCTCAAATTGTTAACTCTGAGGTTCCTGGATTGGTTACGGTCGAGTTGAATGTCAATATGCACTGTGAAGCTTGCGCTCTACAACTCAAACGCAAGATCCTGCGTATGAAAG GTGTGAGAACAGTTGAGACAGAAGTAAGTTCAAGTAAAGTGATAGTGACTGGGAGTATGGATGGGGAGAAGCTCGTGGAGTATGTGTATAGGCGCACGAAAAAGCAAGCAAAGATAGTGCCACAACCTGAGCCCGAGCCAGCACCAGAACCCGAACCTGAGAAGCccaaagaagaagaagcaaaacCCGAAGAAAAGCCAGCGGAAGAAGCAAAGCCTGAAGAGAAACCGGCAGAAGAAGAGAAGAAAGAAGGCGATGATGGTCCAAAAGAGGAAGGAAAGAAGGAAGGAGGAGGTCATGTAGAGAGAATGGAGATGATTGATATGCAAAGAATGATGTATTACCATCAATATCCACCATTGTATGTTATGGAAAGACTTCCACCACCACAAATGTTCTCTGATGAGAATCCAAATGCATGCTCTATTTCTTGA